In the Telopea speciosissima isolate NSW1024214 ecotype Mountain lineage chromosome 6, Tspe_v1, whole genome shotgun sequence genome, CAAAGCTACCTTCAAATCCTCAACTAGGGATACTGCATTCATCTTTTGTTCTGCATGGAGTGGCCATGCAATCAATGGTACCCCATGAACTATGCTCTCTAAGGTTGAGTTCCAACCACAATGGGTGACGAACCCTCCGGTGGAGACATGGCTAAGCACTTGAATCTGAGGAGCCCATGAGGGTACCACCAAACCCCTTCCTTTGGTTCTCTCTAAGAAACCCTTTGGCAAGAAAGTTAAAGGGTCTTCTCCAGCGCTTTGGGCACCTAAATAGGTAGTATTTGGGCTCTTGACAACCCATAAGAATCTTTGCCCACTTAGTTCCAATCCCAACGCCAATTCATTTAGCTGCTCCTGTGAGAGAGCACCACCACTCCCAAATGAAAcaaacaaaactgaaccaataGGTTGATTATTCAACCACCTAAGGCACCCTGAAATATCAGCTCCATTATCCCTCGAACCATCTTGTGTGAGTGGTCCTATTGGGAATATAGGTGGCACACTTGGGTCTCCACTCTCCTTCAAAGCCTTGATAGCGCCGGCCTCCATCTCAGTGAAGCTATTTAATAGGATACCATCAGCCAATTTGAAACGCTTGGAATGGTATAAAGTCCATGTATATACCTTACTCTGTCTGTCTTGGAGTGAGTCTATTAATTCTTTTCCATGAATTGGTACACATCCGGGTAATTTCACTGGTTCAGGTAGTTCTCTATATTCACAAGAGTGGGATTCATCAAGCTTGGGCAAATGGAGgaacaatgacaacaccatggccgtggaagggaagaagatgtaAGAAGGAAGATTTAATTGCCTAGCCACATTAAATGCATCGGTGCCAAAGAGATCGACAACCAAGGCAGCGATGGGAGTTGTGGAAGTTAAAACCTTAAGAGCTTCATGTAGGGAAGGGAGGGAACGGAGTATGGTGAGGTAGATACGAGTTTCGACCTTTGTATCCTTGGAGAGGTCGTCAAGGTTAACAGGTGAGAGAAAGATGGTATCGATGCACTTGGGGAGGGTATCCAGGATCTCTTTTTGTGCTTTGGTTGGAGAACCTTCAATAGTTGGGATTGTAAATGTGATGTTGAAATCATGGTGAAAAACGAATCGCTTTGCAAACTCAACAAGGGGGATTAGGTGACCCATACCTGGAGCAGATAGAATGACAATGTGTGGTGTTTGTTTTGCTCCTTTCATGGTGACTATGCTTTCAAAGTTGGAAGGCAAAGAGAAATTGGATATATAAGCGCCTGTGAGGTTGTGAGGTTGTGTGAGAGAGAGGTATTTTggagggttgaagaagaaggtttgGGAGATGGGGTAATATATAGATTTGCCCAGCTTGATCTCCGGCCCAgtcctttatttattatttttctttttaaaagcATAGAGTGATTGTGTAATATAGAAGCTCAACCATGAAACATGGTAGTAGCCACCTTTAGATTAGatagatattttattattttttcaaaaaagccAATTGGCCCTCTCATGGGTTAtctaattttaattattatatatcTTGGAGCGTGTGGATGACACACTGCAACTCTGTCAAGTGTTGGACTTGGACACCGCATTAACCatagagaaagaaataataacTATAAAAGTTTTAATTAAAGACAAGGACGGCCACGACTTTAGATGTCTTGAAGAGCTTACCAGAAATTTGAGTTGAGGGTAGCACttccaaaacaataaaaaaaaaaaaataaagaggcaGTGCTAAGTGCTAATGGATGATCACGACTTCAGAAGTTTCGAATAGTTTACACAGAAATTAGTTGTCAACCTGGAGTGAGTGATAAGTACTTTTAGAGTCCCAACTCCTGATTTCCAGAAATAATTATACAGTTGAGTGTAACGGTTTTCACAAGCAGAAGTCGTAAATGGTTTGGATCCTGCATTTTCATCCACCATTTAAACTATCATTTAAATATTCTAGAAATTACAAAGCTTTGAGAGGACAACAAACTAGTATATGGTTTCATGTGAAGTTTCTCTTCATAACGTCAGAGTTATAaacagtgcaccgcacttgagagagGATCACACACTCCCTCCCTTCTTggtttatcttatttatttatttatcttaagAGCGTGTGGATGATATACTGCAATTCTctcatttgttttaatttttatttttaaattattatcaTGAGTTCGCCAATGCAGGTAAGACTGTTATAATCTGTCTAGAAAGGTAACAGAAGCTTCCTCTGTGGTTgtgaatttttatcttctcaatttGCCTGTCTTTACTTGaagtcaagtacatctaatagagggaggtggatctcACGTGAACGCTGTGGTTGCATGAACtctgcatgttttttttttttttttaagactaTTCTAACAAGTGGTCCTAGTAAATTGCCACAAAGAGTAAGAAAAAtagtgagagaaagagacaaatgGAGATTGGGGCTTCACCCCAGGAGGGTGGAACGTCGATTTGGTCATCTACCACCACTCACTCACGAGTCACGAGACTCACACGACTCACCTCTCATGTTGTATTTTATGGAAGAATGTGGTTAGGAAGGCCACGCTCATCGCAAGTTATGTATTagaaatttctttttaggattAAAGACAATTGAATAAGTTAGTTGAAGAACTTGAGATTCAAACTTTAGGTATCTTACTATGGTCGCCTTCTGTTTGGATCTTTATCATCTTCAGTTTCTTGTCCGACCTAGTCTCTCAGTTCCTCTAACATGGgggctggaatgaccaccctacccctgcccaaacactctgtcTAGGTGAGGTCCACCacctcctattagaggaataggagataattttccccttCTGTTCTTGATTCTACATTTCAGTTCCTACCATTAATGACTCTCTCTTGGTTAGCTAGTACTCAATGTTAGAGTTATTGGATAAACTCAACTCAGATGGTTAAGCtatgttttcctttttcatttgaAACAAGGAAtgcaattattgaagcatgaaCAATGAAAGGTTGTGACTCCTGAATCTATCCAACATGAGATAATTAACTACTAGAGCCCCAAatccaaattttcaaaaataaatatgcAGTTGAGTTAAATGATTTGGATCCGATATTATCATCCACCATTAATTAAACTATCATTTACATATTCTAAAAACAACAAATTCTGTCCCTCAATATCTATCATGGTTAATTTTAGGGATCAACATCAGATCGAGCGATTCAGATCGACATAATCGCCCGATCTGATCCTTGATCTCGATCCAAAGTCGATCTTGTATCAATGGATCGGTATGAATCAAAGGtaaaaaggttttaaaaaaaaccccGTTTTTAAAATGGAAACCAGGTGTAAATCTATTGATCCAGACCGATATGAGGTGATCCCTATAAGTATTGGCCGAGACGAATCCTATATCCTTTATCAATTTCTAAAATGATACCTATTGAGATAAATAGCAGACAAATGTCTTGTTTGAAGATTAATTACTTTAGTTTCCCGAActactaaataaaataaaggagacATGGACATTCTAGCATCGAATGTAAATCTTGGAATCGAGGTTGAATCGGTCACTGTTGATTCTGATCCAAATTAGATTATGAATGGCCGTAATGGGCCTAGAA is a window encoding:
- the LOC122664272 gene encoding hydroquinone glucosyltransferase-like, whose translation is MKGAKQTPHIVILSAPGMGHLIPLVEFAKRFVFHHDFNITFTIPTIEGSPTKAQKEILDTLPKCIDTIFLSPVNLDDLSKDTKVETRIYLTILRSLPSLHEALKVLTSTTPIAALVVDLFGTDAFNVARQLNLPSYIFFPSTAMVLSLFLHLPKLDESHSCEYRELPEPVKLPGCVPIHGKELIDSLQDRQSKVYTWTLYHSKRFKLADGILLNSFTEMEAGAIKALKESGDPSVPPIFPIGPLTQDGSRDNGADISGCLRWLNNQPIGSVLFVSFGSGGALSQEQLNELALGLELSGQRFLWVVKSPNTTYLGAQSAGEDPLTFLPKGFLERTKGRGLVVPSWAPQIQVLSHVSTGGFVTHCGWNSTLESIVHGVPLIAWPLHAEQKMNAVSLVEDLKVALRPKVEKNGIVGRVEVSRVVKCLLERDEGKSIQKRMRMLKDTTTKVLSEEGSSRRSLSEVAHRWKSQVGL